A stretch of the Amycolatopsis sp. BJA-103 genome encodes the following:
- a CDS encoding MCE family protein has protein sequence MITRKTKIQLAVFVVIAVVSVVYAGGKYAGLDRLFGTRGYLVTAQLVDSGGIFVNAEVSYRGVAVGKVASMTLTEHGIDLGLDIDSGAPKIPADTKAAVANRSAVGEQYVDLLPMHENGPYLAQGSVIKRDKTSIPLAPDTVLSNLDKLVSSVKPESLKTVVDETYEAFADAGPDLRQLLDSTGSLTATATQYLPDTQGLLANSRTVLDTQRRQGDNITKFSSGLKTIAAQLKTSDPDLRRVIDEAPKLSRQISDVLAVSGTDLGVLFANTLTTAQITSARTDAIEELLVAYPIISAFSRSTSPDGTGHLGVVFNFFDPVSCTKGYEGTKQRPANDTTEAPVNTQAYCAEPPGSPTGVRGSQNAPYAGKPPAVPERPKQTPQAAESAQLPGVLSLLSGSGPGGLGALLGGK, from the coding sequence GTGATCACGCGCAAGACCAAGATCCAGCTCGCGGTGTTCGTCGTCATCGCGGTGGTGTCGGTCGTCTACGCGGGCGGCAAGTATGCGGGGCTGGACAGGCTGTTCGGCACCCGCGGCTATCTCGTCACCGCGCAGCTCGTGGACTCCGGCGGGATCTTCGTCAACGCCGAGGTCTCCTATCGCGGCGTCGCGGTCGGCAAGGTCGCCTCGATGACGCTCACCGAGCACGGCATCGACCTCGGCCTCGACATCGATTCGGGGGCCCCGAAGATCCCCGCGGACACGAAGGCCGCGGTCGCGAACCGGTCGGCGGTGGGGGAGCAGTACGTCGATCTGCTGCCCATGCACGAAAACGGGCCGTACCTCGCGCAGGGGTCGGTCATCAAGCGGGACAAGACGTCGATCCCGCTCGCGCCGGACACCGTGCTGTCCAATTTGGACAAACTGGTGTCGAGCGTGAAGCCCGAATCGCTCAAGACCGTCGTCGACGAGACCTACGAGGCGTTCGCCGACGCCGGCCCGGATCTGCGGCAACTGCTGGACAGCACCGGTTCCCTCACCGCGACGGCGACGCAATACCTGCCCGACACCCAGGGCCTGCTGGCCAACTCGCGGACGGTGCTGGACACCCAGCGGCGCCAGGGCGACAACATCACGAAGTTCTCCAGCGGGCTCAAGACGATCGCCGCGCAGCTGAAGACGTCCGACCCGGATCTGCGGCGCGTGATCGACGAAGCGCCCAAACTGAGCCGCCAGATCAGCGACGTGCTGGCGGTTTCGGGGACCGACCTCGGGGTGCTGTTCGCGAACACGCTCACCACCGCCCAGATCACCTCCGCCCGCACCGACGCGATCGAGGAACTCCTCGTCGCGTATCCGATCATCTCGGCGTTCTCGCGGTCGACGTCGCCGGACGGCACGGGGCACCTCGGCGTCGTGTTCAACTTCTTCGACCCGGTCTCGTGCACGAAGGGCTACGAGGGCACGAAACAGCGTCCTGCCAACGACACCACCGAAGCGCCGGTGAACACCCAGGCGTACTGCGCCGAGCCGCCGGGGAGCCCGACAGGCGTGCGAGGCTCGCAGAACGCGCCCTATGCCGGGAAGCCGCCCGCGGTACCGGAGCGGCCGAAGCAGACCCCTCAGGCGGCGGAATCCGCGCAGCTGCCCGGCGTGCTGAGCCTGCTCAGCGGGTCCGGTCCGGGCGGGCTGGGCGCGCTGCTGGGCGGCAAGTGA
- a CDS encoding FAD-dependent oxidoreductase has product MKAVIIGGGISGTVTAMALRRAGIDASVHEAFQSGGEDAGAFLTLMHNGMDALRAIGADGPVIENSFAAAGLELVTPDGRTVERRSFDVDGLAGPRTLTRAALYRALQEEAISRGITFERGKRLVSATPGVARFEDGTAAEGDILIGADGLRSVVRNLIDPSCPPPRSTGLDVVYGYTTDTSVPQAPSLYRMIQSLHAFFGYTSAPDGSTYWFARLPTAEGVRTGLSAAEWRSTAFAAFDGEPLPAAEIIQSTGDDVFGGHSYDVPSTPVWSNASMVLVGDAAHAASPAAGQGASMALEDSVVLAQCLRDLPDVPTAFAAYERLRRARVEKLVAGSAAVSSGTTPDRDRNWLYQHHIEWDAKIPAE; this is encoded by the coding sequence GTGAAGGCTGTGATCATCGGTGGCGGTATCTCCGGCACGGTGACCGCGATGGCGTTGCGGCGGGCCGGAATCGACGCGAGCGTCCACGAGGCGTTCCAGTCCGGCGGCGAGGACGCGGGCGCGTTCCTGACGCTCATGCACAACGGCATGGACGCCCTGCGCGCGATCGGTGCCGACGGGCCGGTGATCGAGAACTCCTTCGCCGCGGCCGGTCTGGAACTCGTCACGCCGGACGGGCGGACCGTCGAGCGGCGTTCCTTCGACGTCGACGGTCTCGCCGGACCCCGGACGCTGACCCGCGCGGCGCTCTACCGGGCGCTGCAAGAGGAAGCCATCTCGCGCGGGATCACGTTCGAGCGCGGGAAGAGGCTTGTTTCGGCCACGCCGGGTGTCGCTCGCTTCGAGGACGGGACCGCGGCCGAGGGCGACATCCTGATCGGCGCCGACGGCCTGCGGTCGGTCGTCCGGAACCTCATCGACCCGTCGTGCCCGCCACCGCGCTCGACCGGCCTCGACGTCGTCTACGGCTACACGACCGATACGAGTGTCCCGCAGGCGCCGTCGCTCTATCGGATGATCCAGAGCCTGCACGCTTTCTTCGGCTACACCAGTGCTCCCGACGGCTCGACGTACTGGTTCGCCCGGCTTCCCACGGCCGAAGGAGTGCGGACCGGTCTGTCGGCCGCTGAATGGCGCTCGACGGCCTTCGCCGCTTTCGACGGGGAACCGTTGCCCGCCGCGGAAATCATCCAGTCGACGGGGGACGACGTCTTCGGCGGTCACTCTTACGACGTGCCTTCGACGCCGGTGTGGTCCAACGCGTCGATGGTGCTCGTGGGGGACGCGGCGCACGCGGCCTCGCCCGCCGCGGGGCAGGGCGCGTCGATGGCGCTAGAGGACAGTGTCGTGCTGGCGCAGTGCTTGCGGGATCTTCCTGACGTGCCAACGGCTTTCGCCGCTTACGAGCGGCTGCGGCGGGCGCGGGTGGAGAAGCTGGTGGCGGGTAGCGCGGCGGTGTCGTCGGGGACGACGCCCGACCGGGACCGGAACTGGCTCTATCAGCACCACATCGAGTGGGACGCGAAGATCCCGGCCGAGTGA
- a CDS encoding MCE family protein → MTIHTRTGRTVYTWVAFACVLALIVTAGLWLVFKEPGGTRISAYFGKTVGLYAGSSVRVLGVKVGEITGVTPQGEAVRVDMRIDDGTPIPADAGAVVVSPSLVSDRYVQLTPAYESGPEMTADTVIAKEKTATPAELDDLYTSLDKLSTSLGPNGANKNGALSDVLDTAAANLDGNGKNLNTTVTRLSELAKTLDGSKGDLFTTVQNLNSFTGALADSDKQLNEFYRRAADVSGFLAADSADVGAALSSLATAMGDVEKFVAENKDLLSSNVDKLAGLTKVLVDQRASLAEVIDIAPTGATNFINSYDAASGTIAVRDNLNELTHPPILTVCRLISASTPKPIPDALGGICKQLAPILDGTLKLPSVPQVLASLQSGELPPLPLPLIDVMSKGLPK, encoded by the coding sequence ATGACCATCCACACCCGCACCGGGCGCACCGTCTACACCTGGGTCGCGTTCGCCTGTGTCCTCGCGCTGATCGTGACAGCCGGTCTGTGGCTGGTGTTCAAGGAGCCCGGCGGGACCAGGATCAGCGCCTACTTCGGGAAGACCGTCGGGCTCTACGCGGGATCGTCGGTCCGGGTGCTCGGGGTGAAGGTCGGCGAGATCACCGGCGTGACGCCGCAGGGCGAAGCGGTCCGGGTCGACATGCGGATCGACGACGGCACCCCGATCCCGGCCGACGCGGGAGCCGTCGTCGTCTCGCCGAGCCTGGTGAGCGACCGGTACGTCCAGCTGACCCCGGCGTACGAGAGCGGCCCCGAAATGACCGCGGACACGGTGATCGCCAAGGAGAAGACGGCGACACCGGCCGAACTCGACGACCTCTACACGAGCCTCGACAAACTCTCGACGAGCCTGGGACCCAACGGCGCCAACAAGAACGGCGCGCTGTCCGACGTGCTCGACACCGCCGCGGCGAACCTCGACGGCAACGGGAAGAACCTCAACACGACGGTGACGAGGCTGTCCGAACTGGCCAAGACGCTGGACGGGTCCAAGGGCGATCTGTTCACCACTGTGCAGAACTTGAACTCCTTCACCGGCGCGCTCGCCGACAGCGACAAACAGCTCAACGAGTTCTACCGCCGGGCCGCCGACGTGAGCGGGTTCCTGGCCGCGGACTCCGCCGACGTCGGCGCCGCGCTGAGCTCACTGGCGACGGCGATGGGCGACGTCGAGAAGTTCGTCGCGGAGAACAAGGACCTGCTCTCGTCCAATGTGGACAAACTGGCCGGGCTGACGAAGGTGCTCGTGGACCAGCGGGCCTCGCTCGCCGAGGTGATCGACATCGCGCCGACCGGGGCGACCAACTTCATCAACTCCTACGACGCGGCGTCCGGCACGATCGCGGTGCGGGACAACCTGAACGAACTGACGCATCCGCCGATCCTGACCGTCTGCCGCCTGATCAGCGCGAGCACGCCCAAGCCGATCCCGGACGCGCTGGGCGGTATCTGCAAGCAGCTCGCGCCGATCCTCGACGGCACCCTGAAACTCCCGTCCGTCCCGCAAGTCTTGGCCTCGCTGCAGAGCGGTGAACTGCCGCCGCTGCCGCTCCCGCTGATCGACGTCATGAGCAAGGGGCTCCCGAAATGA
- a CDS encoding aminotransferase class I/II-fold pyridoxal phosphate-dependent enzyme, with protein MTTAPVDVESARRDYAALVDRGLSLDITRGKPSPRQLDLADGLLALPGDVRKAEDGTDVRNYGGLKGLPELRRIFAGPLQVPAEQLLAAGNSSLELMHDSIVQAFLSKLPGAERRWADEASVKFLCPVPGYDRHFALAERFGIELVQVPLTETGPDMDVVERLVAEDAAVKGIWCVPKYSNPTGVTYSDDTVRRLAAMTTAAPDFRIFWDNAYAVHHLTDVEVPLADLFALAAEAGNADRVFVFGSTSKVTYAGGGVGFFGASEANLAWWTGLIGKRTIGPDKVNQLRHAQFLRDEDGVREHMRKHAGLIGPKFAAVDEILTKELGESGLASWTKPTGGYFISLTVPSGTAKEVVRLAKEAGIALTPAGATHPYGDDPEDAVIRIAPTYPELAEVEEAIRGLAVCVRLAAATKK; from the coding sequence ATGACCACTGCACCTGTCGATGTCGAGAGCGCCCGCCGCGACTACGCGGCCCTCGTCGACCGTGGCCTCTCCCTGGACATCACCCGCGGCAAGCCGTCCCCCCGCCAGCTGGACCTCGCCGACGGACTGCTCGCCCTCCCCGGAGATGTGCGCAAGGCCGAGGACGGCACGGACGTCCGCAACTACGGCGGCCTCAAGGGCCTGCCCGAGCTTCGCCGCATCTTCGCCGGGCCGCTGCAGGTCCCGGCCGAGCAGCTGCTGGCCGCGGGCAACTCCAGCCTGGAGCTCATGCACGACTCGATCGTGCAGGCCTTCCTCAGCAAGCTCCCGGGCGCCGAGCGCCGCTGGGCCGACGAGGCGAGCGTCAAGTTCCTGTGCCCGGTCCCGGGTTACGACCGCCACTTCGCGCTGGCCGAGCGCTTCGGCATCGAGCTGGTCCAGGTGCCGCTCACCGAGACCGGCCCGGACATGGACGTCGTCGAGCGCCTCGTCGCCGAGGACGCCGCGGTCAAGGGCATCTGGTGCGTGCCGAAGTACAGCAACCCGACCGGCGTCACCTACAGCGACGACACCGTGCGCCGGCTGGCCGCGATGACCACGGCCGCCCCGGACTTCCGGATCTTCTGGGACAACGCCTACGCCGTGCACCACCTCACCGACGTCGAGGTGCCGCTGGCGGACCTGTTCGCGCTGGCCGCGGAAGCGGGCAACGCCGACCGCGTGTTCGTCTTCGGTTCCACCTCGAAGGTGACCTACGCCGGTGGCGGCGTCGGCTTCTTCGGCGCCTCCGAGGCCAACCTGGCCTGGTGGACCGGCCTCATCGGCAAGCGGACCATCGGCCCGGACAAGGTCAACCAGCTCCGGCACGCGCAGTTCCTGCGTGACGAGGACGGCGTCCGCGAGCACATGCGCAAGCACGCCGGGCTCATCGGGCCGAAGTTCGCGGCCGTCGACGAGATCCTCACCAAGGAGCTGGGCGAATCGGGCCTCGCGTCCTGGACCAAGCCGACCGGCGGGTACTTCATCTCGCTGACCGTGCCGTCCGGGACCGCCAAGGAGGTCGTGCGGCTGGCCAAGGAGGCGGGCATCGCCCTGACCCCGGCCGGTGCGACGCACCCGTACGGCGACGACCCCGAAGACGCCGTCATCCGCATCGCCCCGACGTACCCTGAGCTGGCCGAAGTCGAAGAGGCGATCCGCGGTCTCGCGGTCTGCGTTCGCCTTGCCGCGGCTACGAAGAAATAA
- a CDS encoding ferritin-like domain-containing protein, with protein sequence MFGKPFVRTLISRSAENRTDRRRFLKAAGAAGLGVVGATYLGVQATSSASATGDAAAAAGAPSDAAVLNFALNLEYLEAEFYSFAVYGKGLPDDITGGVGTQGGVRGGKKVMFHDKALHQFAKEIAGDEVAHVKFLRGALGEAAVSRPEIDLKDSFTAAARAAGLISEYQQFDPFANEKNFLLAAFLFEDVGVTAYKGAAPLITNKTFLDAAAGILAAEAYHAATIRTSLFDRDLGDAAAKISNARDALDGPGDADQGIVLGNQANIVPADNNGICFGRSADRVLNVVYLNPGPVKEGGFFPKGVNGDIVASGGA encoded by the coding sequence GTGTTCGGAAAGCCCTTCGTTCGTACCCTGATTTCGCGCAGCGCCGAGAACCGCACGGATCGCCGCCGGTTCTTGAAGGCCGCAGGCGCGGCGGGGCTCGGTGTCGTCGGCGCGACCTACCTCGGGGTACAGGCCACGTCGTCCGCTTCGGCCACGGGTGACGCCGCTGCCGCCGCGGGCGCCCCCAGCGACGCGGCCGTGCTCAACTTCGCGCTCAACCTCGAGTACCTCGAAGCCGAGTTCTACTCCTTCGCCGTCTACGGCAAAGGACTGCCGGACGACATCACCGGCGGCGTCGGCACCCAGGGCGGGGTGCGCGGCGGCAAGAAGGTGATGTTCCACGACAAGGCGCTGCACCAGTTCGCGAAGGAGATCGCGGGCGACGAGGTCGCGCACGTCAAGTTCCTGCGCGGCGCCCTGGGCGAGGCCGCCGTCTCCCGGCCGGAGATCGACCTCAAGGACAGCTTCACCGCCGCGGCGCGGGCGGCCGGGCTGATCAGCGAGTACCAGCAGTTCGACCCGTTCGCCAACGAGAAGAACTTCCTGCTCGCGGCGTTCCTGTTCGAGGACGTCGGCGTGACGGCGTACAAGGGCGCCGCCCCGCTGATCACCAACAAGACCTTCCTGGACGCGGCCGCCGGCATCCTGGCCGCCGAGGCATACCACGCCGCCACCATCCGGACGTCGCTGTTCGACCGGGACCTCGGCGACGCGGCGGCCAAGATCTCCAACGCCCGCGACGCCCTCGACGGTCCCGGTGACGCCGACCAGGGCATCGTGCTCGGCAACCAGGCCAACATCGTGCCCGCGGACAACAACGGCATCTGCTTCGGCCGGAGCGCCGACAGGGTGCTGAACGTCGTCTACCTGAACCCGGGCCCGGTGAAGGAGGGCGGGTTCTTCCCCAAGGGAGTGAACGGCGACATCGTGGCCAGCGGCGGCGCGTGA
- a CDS encoding MCE family protein, which translates to MRRQRQKIAGVMAGVLVLAGCSDGGFSGLYNTPLPGGADLGDHPYRLSAQFSDVLDLVPQASVKVNDVPVGRVEKIDLAPDTRSAWVSMVVNGDIALPANARAELRQSSLLGEKFVDLHAASGVKPEGALAEGAKIPLDRTNRNPEVEEVLGALSLLLNGGGVEQIQKISHELNEALTGNEAEVRALLSRVDTLATELDGHKGEILRAIDGLDKLSKTLAGQTQNLTNALDNLSPGLKVVTEQRDQLVGMLRSLNTLSGVATDTIKASGDQLVANLRALQPTLKKLTEAGQDLPTALRILLTYPFPDYAGNVIKGDYANVEAKIDLNLDTFLENMNNSSQPIIQLPGSQGTGTPGAIPFNNGAAPPVLPLPTGDLPQAPRTPQGDVLGGVLGGLLGPILGGGR; encoded by the coding sequence ATGAGGCGGCAGCGGCAGAAGATCGCGGGGGTGATGGCGGGCGTCCTGGTGCTGGCCGGCTGCAGCGACGGCGGTTTCTCTGGGCTGTACAACACCCCGCTGCCGGGTGGCGCCGACCTCGGTGACCATCCGTACCGGCTCTCCGCGCAGTTCTCCGACGTGCTCGACCTCGTTCCGCAGGCGAGCGTGAAGGTCAACGACGTCCCGGTCGGCAGGGTCGAGAAGATCGACCTCGCGCCGGACACCCGCTCGGCGTGGGTGAGCATGGTCGTCAACGGCGACATCGCGCTCCCCGCGAACGCGCGTGCCGAACTCCGGCAGTCGAGCCTGCTGGGGGAGAAGTTCGTCGATCTGCACGCGGCGTCCGGTGTCAAACCCGAAGGCGCCCTCGCCGAGGGCGCGAAGATCCCGCTGGACCGCACGAACCGCAACCCCGAGGTCGAAGAGGTCCTCGGCGCGCTTTCCCTGCTGCTCAACGGCGGCGGGGTCGAGCAGATCCAGAAGATCAGCCACGAGCTCAACGAAGCGCTCACCGGCAACGAGGCCGAGGTCCGCGCGCTGCTGTCCCGGGTGGACACGCTGGCCACCGAACTCGACGGGCACAAGGGCGAGATCCTGCGGGCCATCGACGGCCTCGACAAGCTGTCCAAGACCCTGGCCGGCCAGACGCAGAACCTCACGAACGCGCTCGACAACCTTTCGCCGGGGCTCAAGGTCGTGACCGAGCAACGGGATCAGCTCGTCGGCATGCTGCGGTCGCTGAACACGCTGTCCGGGGTCGCGACCGACACGATCAAGGCCAGCGGCGATCAGCTGGTGGCGAACCTCCGTGCGTTGCAGCCGACATTGAAGAAGCTGACCGAGGCCGGCCAGGACCTGCCGACCGCGCTGCGGATCCTGCTCACGTATCCGTTCCCGGACTACGCGGGCAACGTGATCAAGGGCGACTACGCGAACGTGGAAGCCAAGATCGACCTGAACCTGGACACGTTCCTCGAGAACATGAACAACTCGTCGCAGCCGATCATCCAGCTGCCGGGGAGTCAGGGCACCGGAACTCCCGGCGCGATCCCGTTCAACAACGGCGCCGCGCCACCCGTGCTGCCGCTGCCCACCGGCGATCTCCCGCAGGCGCCCCGGACACCGCAAGGGGACGTGCTGGGCGGCGTCCTCGGCGGGCTCCTCGGGCCGATCCTGGGAGGTGGCCGGTGA
- a CDS encoding AMP-dependent synthetase/ligase, giving the protein MREYSAPAANPVTDDENLADVVWANAERFSDVVSFRRQVDGTWLDVTAKDFAAQVLAVAKGMAQAGIAPGDRIGLMSKTRYEWTLIDFAIWAAGAVTVPIYDTSSAEQVHWILSDSAAKGVFVETDEHLATLESVKGRLDTLEHTWQIEAAKPAVDDLTAQGAELSDDDLHERRRTVKAGDLATIVYTSGTTGRPKGVELTHRNLLAEIRADIAAFPQLMEQGNSLLVFLPLAHVLARAIAVTALSARVTLGHTSDVKNLVADLGTFRPTFVVAVPRVFEKVYNGAKQKAHGDGKGKIFDAAEATAVAYSQAQDTGGAGLGLKVKHALFDKLVFSKLRAALGGRCVAAVSGGAPLGVRLAHFFRGIGVPVFEGYGLTETSAAACVGTQDGFRVGTVGRPVAGTSVRIADDGEILLKGDVVFSGYFNNAEATAEALEDGWFHTGDIGELDRDGFLKITGRKKEIIVTAGGKNVAPSGLEDTIKSSPLISQAMVVGDQRPFIGALITIDEEYFPSWKSQHGKPSDATVSDLAGDAELRAEVQQAVDQANSAVSQAEAIKKFTILSKDFTEAGGEITPSLKLKRNIVNKNYATDIEALYKK; this is encoded by the coding sequence GTGCGCGAATACAGCGCCCCCGCCGCCAATCCGGTGACCGACGACGAGAACCTCGCGGACGTCGTCTGGGCGAACGCCGAGCGGTTCTCCGATGTCGTGAGTTTCCGCCGCCAGGTCGACGGAACCTGGTTGGACGTCACCGCCAAGGACTTCGCCGCCCAGGTTCTCGCCGTGGCCAAGGGAATGGCACAGGCGGGTATCGCACCGGGCGACCGGATCGGGCTCATGTCCAAGACCCGCTACGAATGGACCCTGATCGACTTCGCGATCTGGGCCGCCGGCGCGGTCACCGTCCCGATCTACGACACCTCTTCGGCCGAGCAGGTCCACTGGATCCTTTCGGACTCGGCGGCGAAGGGCGTGTTCGTCGAGACCGACGAACACCTCGCGACGCTGGAATCCGTCAAGGGGCGCCTCGACACGCTGGAGCACACCTGGCAGATCGAGGCCGCCAAGCCGGCCGTCGACGACCTCACCGCCCAGGGCGCCGAGCTGAGCGACGACGACCTGCACGAGCGCCGCCGCACGGTGAAGGCGGGCGATCTGGCCACGATCGTGTACACGTCGGGCACCACCGGCCGCCCCAAGGGCGTCGAGCTGACCCACCGGAACCTCCTGGCCGAGATCCGCGCCGACATCGCCGCGTTCCCGCAGCTGATGGAGCAGGGCAACTCGCTGCTGGTGTTCCTGCCGCTCGCGCACGTCCTGGCCCGCGCCATCGCGGTGACGGCGCTCAGCGCGCGCGTGACCCTCGGGCACACCTCGGACGTCAAGAACCTCGTCGCCGACCTCGGCACCTTCCGGCCGACGTTCGTCGTCGCGGTGCCGCGCGTGTTCGAAAAGGTCTACAACGGCGCGAAGCAGAAGGCCCACGGTGACGGCAAGGGCAAGATCTTCGACGCCGCCGAAGCCACCGCTGTCGCCTACAGCCAGGCTCAGGACACCGGCGGCGCCGGGCTGGGCCTCAAGGTCAAGCACGCGCTGTTCGACAAGCTCGTCTTCAGCAAGCTGCGCGCGGCGCTGGGCGGCCGGTGCGTCGCCGCGGTGTCCGGCGGTGCCCCGCTCGGCGTGCGGCTGGCGCACTTCTTCCGCGGCATCGGCGTCCCGGTGTTCGAAGGCTACGGCCTGACCGAGACCTCCGCCGCGGCCTGCGTCGGCACCCAGGACGGGTTCCGCGTCGGCACCGTGGGACGGCCGGTCGCCGGGACCTCGGTGCGGATCGCCGACGACGGCGAGATCCTGCTCAAGGGCGACGTCGTGTTCAGCGGCTACTTCAACAACGCCGAAGCGACCGCGGAAGCGCTGGAGGACGGCTGGTTCCACACCGGCGACATCGGCGAACTGGACCGCGACGGATTCCTCAAGATCACCGGGCGCAAGAAGGAGATCATCGTGACGGCGGGCGGCAAGAACGTCGCCCCGTCCGGCCTCGAGGACACCATCAAGTCCAGCCCGCTGATCAGCCAGGCGATGGTGGTCGGCGACCAGCGGCCGTTCATCGGCGCGCTGATCACCATCGACGAGGAGTACTTCCCGTCGTGGAAGTCGCAGCACGGCAAGCCTTCCGACGCCACGGTGTCGGATCTGGCCGGTGACGCCGAACTGCGCGCCGAGGTCCAGCAGGCCGTCGATCAGGCCAACAGCGCGGTTTCGCAGGCCGAGGCGATCAAGAAGTTCACGATCCTCTCGAAGGACTTCACCGAGGCCGGTGGCGAGATCACGCCGAGCCTGAAGCTGAAGCGCAACATCGTGAACAAGAACTACGCGACCGACATCGAAGCGCTGTACAAGAAGTAG